The genomic interval TGAAGCGGCCGTCCTTGGACCAGTCCAGGTGGGTGATGAAGCTCGAGTGGCCCTGGGGGCAAGGGGAGCTTACCGGGGGTCCGAGGGGGGTggggacccccagagccccccaaagccccccagagcccccccaaagcccGGCGCTCTCACCGTGCAGCGGCCGAAGCGGCTGAACTTGCGGCCGCCCTCGGCCACGCTGTAGATGTAGATGAAGTTGTCGTGGGAGCCGATGGCCAGGAAGGTCCCGTCTGCAATTGGGGGGCGGcgaggggggacacggggttggggggggtcccacacACTGGGGGGGCTCCCCAtgagctggggacagggagagggtcAGGGGCAGGTCAGGGACAGGTGGGGGACATTTCAGGGACATTTCGGGGTCAGGTCATGGTCAGTTCAGGGACATttcagggacattttggggtcaggttggggtcagtttggggacATTTCGGGGAAAGTTCGGGGTCAGttcagggtcagtttggggacATTTCAGGGAAAGTTCGGGGTTAGTTCAGGGTCAGGTCGGGGTCACTTCGGGGTCACttcagggtcagtttggggtcagtttggggtcacttcagggtcagtttggggtcacttcAGGGTCCGGGGCTCACCCGGGGAGAACCGCACCACCGAGAGCTGCTCGTTGCCGTCCGAGCCCCCGGCCAGGAGCTGCCGCGTGCCCGTGTCCAGCACCAGCCACCTGCGgggcggggggcaccgggggggcaccgggggggcacCAGGGGACCATGGGCACTctccccccatccctgtgtgcccccccatccctgtgtgccccccatgtccccctgtccccccatccctgtgtctccccctgtcccccccatccctgtccccccatgtccccctgtcccccccatccctgtgtccccccatccctgtgtccccccatccctgtgtccccacccacatctccctgtcccctccacgtccccgtgtccccctcccatccccctgtcccccccgtgtccccctcccatccccctgtccccccccgtgtcccccccgtccctCACCGCCCCGTCAGGAGCCCCACGGCCACCACGTGTCCCCCGGGGTGGAAGTCAGCGCACAGCCCGGTGTcctggggggtcagggggggtcaCAGAGGGGAACAAGGgaccctgggacacccccctcaccccccccccagagccccgaCCCCCAAGGTCCGCCCTGGACACCAGCCCAGGCTCggcgcccccagccccaattcgGGGCTCCCAGCACCGGGCTCCACCCGGGGCGTGCTCCCGCTCCCGGagccccccctgcacccccaaacccccccccgaccccccaaACCGCTCCAACCCGCGCTCCTGACCCCTCCCCAGatgcccccctccccaaatttgggggtcccgccctcccccagcaccaggctccagccggggcgcgctcctgctcctccccagtCCGTTCtggacccccaaccccccccaaaccacccccctgacccccctggggtgcccccagccccaaacccgggggtcccggcccaCCTCGAGCGCCAGGCTCCAGGCCAGCGCGTGCTCCCGCCCGTcccacaggcagagctgccGGTCGTGGCCGCACGTCAGGAAGCGGCAGCAGTTGGGGTGCGTGGCCAGACCCCAAACCTCATCCGTGTGAccctgggggggtggggagtggGGGGGTCAGCACCTTGTGTCCgtgccaggacaccccaaagccccccccccaaagcccccccctCAAAGCCCCCCCCTCAAAGCCCACCTGCACGATGGGGGTGAAGCCGGAGCCCAGCGTGCCCTGGAGCAGCGCGTTCCGGGTGGTCCCGACCAGCAGCTCCTCGCCGGGACCCTCCGCGATCGTCCGCACGGCCCCGAAGCTCTCGGGgagctgggggaccccaaaaaaaccccaaagccccccgtCAGCACCGCCTGAAGGGCtcggggagctgggagaccccaaaaaaaaccccaaatccccccgtcAGCACCGCCTGAAGGGCtcggggagctgggagaccccaaaaaaaccccaaatccccccgtcAGCACCGCCTGAAGGGCtcggggagctgggagaccccaaaaaaaaccccaaatccccccgtcAGCACCGCCTGAAGGGCTCGGGGAGCTGGtagaccccaaaaaaaaaccccccaaacacccccccaaatcccccccatcccgcagCCCTTCGGAATCCGGGATCCAGGGAGGATTTTGAGGGATGCCCTGGCAGGATTTGGGGTACCCAGGGTGGGTTTTGGGACACCCAGAGTTTTGGGGTACCCAGGGCAGGTTTCAGGGTGTCCagggagatttttggggtacCCAGGGCGGGTTTCAGGGTGTCCagggagatttttggggtacCCAGGAACGTTTTTGGCTACCGAGGGAAGGTTTTAGCGCACTaagggagatttttggggtacCCAGggcgggttttggggtctcccacCTCGACCTCGTGCAGCAGCTGGAGCGTGGGGCTCCAGCTGAGCACCCTGCGGTCCTTGCCACCCCCGCTGAGCACGGTCCCGTCGCGGCGGCGGCACAGCGCGAACACGCTGCCCTCGTGGGCCCGCGTCTGCAGCCCGATCTGGTACGTCTCTGCGGGGCCGggtcagccccaaatccaccccaaatccaccccaaaacagcGCCAGGAAGAGCCCAAAGCCAGCACAAAatcatcccccaaatccaccccaaatccacccaaaaacagccccagaaagagcccaaagccagcacaaaatcatcccccaaatccaccccaaaacagcGCCAGGAAGAGCCCAAAGCCAgcacaaaatccaccccaaatccaccccaaatccacccaaaaacagccccagaAAGGGCCCAAAGCCAGCACAAAATCATTCCCCAagtccaccccaaatccaccccaaaacagcGCCAGAAAGAGCCCAAAGCCAGCACAAAatcatcccccaaatccaccccaaaaacagccccagaAAGAGCCCAAAACcagctcaaaaccaccccaaaaacagcccctaaactcaccccaaatccacccccagAACACCCCACAAAATCATCCcttaaaacccaccccaaaaccagcccaaattCACCTCAAACCccactccccaaatcccagcccaaactcccttaaaaccaccccaaacccaccctaaaCCCGCTCAACCCCCCAaactccaccccaaaccccccaaatctccccaaatcccacctttccccccCTTGCCCGGCGTCCTGCTCCAGCTCAGGATGCTCCCCCTTAAAACCcactccccaaatctccccaaaaccccctcaaactgccttaaaaccaccccaaatcccccaaatcccaccccaaaccccccaaactccaccccaaatccctgaaatccccccaatccccccccaaaccccacctttccccccCTTGCCCGGCGTCCTGGTCCAGGTGAGGATGCTCCCCCTTAAAACCcactccccaaatctccccaaatcccaccctaaaccccccaaactccaccccagaccccccaaatacccccaaatcccacctttccccccCTTGCCCGGCATCTTGCTCCACCTCAGAATGTTCCCCTTTAAAACccactccccaaatcccccaaatcccaccccaaaccccccaaatccccccaaatcccccccaaatcccacctttccccccCTTGCCCGGCGTCCTGGTCCAGGTGAGGATGTTCCCCTCCGAGTCCCCGGTCAGCACCGCGCCGGCCGCGTCGAAGATGAAGCACTGGATGAACTTGGGCTTCTTGTACTTCTGTGGGGCCGCCAAGCCGGGGCTcagccaccccaaaaaacaccccccgGCCCcgaaccccaccccaaaaaccccagaagcccaccccaaaaaccccctgctTCTTGGTCAGGGCGCTGCCGCTCCAGGTCCAGAAGTAGACGTGGGATTTGCCGCTGCtgatgatgctgctgctgtcgcGGGGGTTGAACTCCACCGTCAGCACCGACTCGTTGGTGCTCTgcggggtttgggggctttAGGGGCTTTGGAGTGgggttgggtgggttttggggtggtttggggggggtttggatggggttttaggggtttttagggggttttggagtggggttgggtgggttttggggtggtttgggtgggttctggggtggttctggggtggttttggggtggtttgagtggggttttaggggtttggggggtttttagggggttttggagtggggttgggtgggttttggggtggttttgggggggtttggatggggttttaggggtttttagggggttttggagTGGGGttaggtgggttttggggtggtttgagtggggttttaggggtttggggggtttttagggggttttggagtggggttgggtgggttttggggtggttttggggaagtttggatggggttttaggggtttttagggggttttggagtggggttgggtgggttttgggatggtttgggtgggttcaggaatggatttgggggctttgatctgagtttggggtggtttggggtggggttggggcatttggggtgggttttgggggggattggggtggttttggggggtttagggtgggttttgggggtctcacctTGACCTCGGCCTGCTTGGTGCCGCGGGCGCAGTCCCACACCGACATCATGTGCTCGTTGGAGTCGTCCACCACGCACAGGAACGCGCCCTGgtcctgggggaccccaaaaaccccaaacccccccggccCTGGGTTTTGAAGGGtcccaggggttttggggggcattttggggaggtgggtttggggctcccggggttttttgggggtttttttggagggtttggggtgtttggggggcattttgagggggttttggggagtcccAGGGTTTTGAGGGacttttggggttcccaggtgcttttggggtggtttttggctggtttgggctggttttgggggtttttggctgttttgggggtgttttggggtactttgggttggtttgggggtgtttggggggggttgggctgTTTTTAGggtg from Aphelocoma coerulescens isolate FSJ_1873_10779 unplaced genomic scaffold, UR_Acoe_1.0 HiC_scaffold_658, whole genome shotgun sequence carries:
- the LOC138102268 gene encoding LOW QUALITY PROTEIN: echinoderm microtubule-associated protein-like 3 (The sequence of the model RefSeq protein was modified relative to this genomic sequence to represent the inferred CDS: deleted 1 base in 1 codon), whose amino-acid sequence is MFLRGRPITMYVPSGLGPVGGLRAELPPERLQLDWVYGYRGRDSRSNLHVLGSGELVYFIACVVVLLQLPARRQRHYLRHSDCVRCLAVHPDRLRVATGQAAGVDKDGKPLQPIVHIWDSATLQTLQQIGLGSFERGVGSLAFSTADQGAFLCVVDDSNEHMMSVWDCARGTKQAEVKSTNESVLTVEFNPRDSSSIISSGKSHVYFWTWSGSALTKKQGVFGKYKKPKFIQCFIFDAAGAVLTGDSEGNILTWTRTPGKGGKETYQIGLQTRAHEGSVFALCRRRDGTVLSGGGKDRRVLSWSPTLQLLHEVELPESFGAVRTIAEGPGEELLVGTTRNALLQGTLGSGFTPIVQGHTDEVWGLATHPNCCRFLTCGHDRQLCLWDGREHALAWSLALEDTGLCADFHPGGHVVAVGLLTGRWLVLDTGTRQLLAGGSDGNEQLSVVRFSPDGTFLAIGSHDNFIYIYSVAEGGRKFSRFGRCTGHSSFITHLDWSKDGRFIMSNSGDYEILYWDVAGGCKLLRNRFESRDREWASYTCVLGFHVFGVWPDGSDGTDINSLCRSHHERVVAVADDFCKVHLFQYPCARPKAPSHVYGGHGSHVTNVRFTHDDGHLVSLGGKDTSVFQWRVLPGDPEPR